One stretch of Arachis duranensis cultivar V14167 chromosome 1, aradu.V14167.gnm2.J7QH, whole genome shotgun sequence DNA includes these proteins:
- the LOC107479883 gene encoding triacylglycerol lipase OBL1, with the protein MASDCNKGFADSYMLLNHEDAHLVDLVKLLFSKNVGKRKFVDSHAGGDYEDSFAHRWLIFVSIVLQKLLQFVAKPLAFLGNCIERFVNLLLLNGGFFFLILNFLRGKVILPDRKSAKYLSLIGSLDARVQLDAVKRDDCTYYVALSMMAAKAAYENAAFVQATIQDVWKMEFVGCYNCWNEYQGKATTQVLIFLDKYEERDTYVVAFRGTEPFNADDWCTDIDISWYGIPGVGRMHGGFMKALGLQQNVGWPKEIQRDQNLPPLAYYLVRDILRKGLSENEKAKFIVTGHSLGGALAILFGTILFLQDETLLLERLEGIYTFGQPRVGDEAYTRYMKKKLKEHSVMYCRFVYNNDIVPRLPYDDKEMMFKHFGTCLFFNWRYKLKVLEDEPNKNYFSPWCIIPMAVQAFLELLRSFIIAYINGPNYREGWFLFAFRTVGLLIPGLPNHGPQDYLNSTLLGSIEKHLKFE; encoded by the exons ATGGCCTCAGATTGCAACAAAGGGTTCGCAGACAGTTACATGTTGCTGAACCACGAAGACGCACACTTGGTTGACCTCGTTAAACTCTTGTTTTCGAAGAACGTGGGGAAGAGAAAGTTTGTTGATAGCCATGCAGGTGGAGATTATGAAGACAGCTTCGCGCACCGTTGGCTTATCTTTGTCTCTATCGTTCTCCAGAAACTGTTACAGTTTGTTGCGAAACCGTTAGCTTTCCTTGGAAACTGTATTGAGCGCTTCGTCAACTTGCTTCTTCTCAACGGTGGTTTCTTCTTCCTCATACTTAACTTTCTCAGGG GGAAGGTGATTTTGCCTGATCGTAAATCAGCGAAGTATTTGTCTTTAATTGGAAGCTTAGACGCACGAGTTCAGTTGGATGCAGTAAAACGTGACGATTGCACATATTATGTTGCACTTTCAATGATGGCTGCCAAAGCTGCTTATGAGAATGCAGCGTTTGTCCAAGCTACCATTCAAGATGTTTGGAAG ATGGAATTTGTGGGGTGTTACAACTGCTGGAATG AATATCAAGGAAAGGCAACAACACAAGTGTTAATTTTCTTGGATAAATATGAGGAGCGTGACACTTATGTTGTAGCCTTCAGAGGAACGGAACCCTTCAACGCCGACGACTGGTGCACGGACATCGACATCTCATGGTACGGAATCCCCGGGGTCGGAAGAATGCACGGCGGCTTCATGAAAGCGTTGGGGCTACAACAGAATGTGGGGTGGCCAAAGGAAATCCAACGAGACCAAAATCTTCCACCATTGGCATATTATCTTGTGCGGGACATCCTAAGAAAAGGGCTAAGTGAAAATGAGAAAGCAAAGTTCATAGTAACGGGTCATAGTTTGGGAGGTGCACTTGCAATTTTGTTTGGGACAATTTTGTTTTTGCAAGATGAGACATTGTTGCTGGAGAGGCTTGAAGGGATCTACACGTTTGGACAACCAAGAGTTGGAGATGAGGCGTATACGAGGTatatgaagaagaaattgaaggaacatTCTGTTATGTATTGTAGGTTTGTTTACAACAATGATATAGTTCCAAGGTTGCCGTACGATGACAAGGAAATGATGTTCAAGCACTTTGGCACATGTCTTTTCTTTAATTGGCGCTACAAACTCAAG GTTCTTGAGGATGAACCGAACAAGAACTACTTTTCGCCATGGTGCATTATACCCATGGCAGTGCAGGCATTTTTGGAACTATTAAGGAGCTTTATAATTGCGTACATCAATGGACCTAACTATAGAGAAGGATGGTTTCTATTTGCTTTTAGGACCGTAGGCTTATTAATTCCAGGCTTACCTAATCATGGTCCCCAAGATTACCTTAATTCCACACTTTTGGGATCAATTGAAAAGCATTTGAAATTCGAGTAA